A genomic segment from Arcobacter acticola encodes:
- a CDS encoding FecCD family ABC transporter permease, whose amino-acid sequence MKFFLYLISFIILVSSPFLGEIALSLEDIFDSSSTSFTIFWDLRVSRVVLAFFVGGILALGGLIFQIIFKNELITPYTLGIASGTTLFTAISIVFFPFMYMTISSVFGSIVTILILYFISKQINKNSIAVSTNSILLVGIALSYFYSSALMLVFYMSNLQENYSIVRFTLGSLDTVGFNSVLIIMLVSAIFYAIIYLNKQKIKLLLLSNDTAFLKGLNVHKINLLLLVVVSLSVGVCISFVGPIGFIGLVIPHIIKLIYKQSADKLFFPVFFFGGIFLVFSDLISRNLNTDSSLPIGVVTAFIGAPFFVYLLVRRRNKI is encoded by the coding sequence TTTTTATATTTAATTAGTTTTATCATTCTAGTAAGCTCACCTTTTTTAGGAGAGATAGCCTTATCTTTAGAAGATATTTTTGATAGTTCAAGCACTAGCTTTACTATATTTTGGGATTTAAGAGTTTCAAGGGTTGTCTTGGCTTTTTTTGTTGGTGGGATATTAGCTTTAGGTGGTTTGATTTTTCAAATTATTTTTAAAAATGAATTAATCACTCCTTATACTTTGGGAATTGCTAGTGGAACAACACTTTTTACAGCTATTTCTATAGTATTTTTTCCATTTATGTATATGACAATTTCATCTGTATTTGGCTCTATTGTTACTATTTTGATTTTATATTTTATTTCAAAACAGATAAATAAAAATTCAATTGCTGTTTCTACTAATTCAATTCTTCTAGTTGGTATCGCTTTATCATATTTTTACAGTTCTGCTTTGATGTTAGTTTTTTATATGAGTAATTTACAAGAAAACTATTCGATTGTCCGATTTACTTTAGGAAGTTTAGATACAGTTGGCTTTAATTCTGTGCTTATTATTATGCTTGTTAGTGCGATATTTTATGCAATAATTTATTTAAATAAACAAAAAATAAAGCTTCTTTTACTCTCTAATGATACAGCATTTTTAAAAGGTTTAAATGTTCATAAAATAAATCTTTTACTTTTAGTTGTAGTATCTTTAAGTGTTGGAGTTTGTATTAGTTTTGTGGGACCCATAGGTTTTATTGGCCTTGTAATTCCTCATATTATTAAACTTATTTATAAGCAAAGCGCTGATAAATTGTTTTTCCCAGTATTTTTCTTTGGGGGAATATTTCTAGTATTTTCTGATTTAATATCTAGAAATTTAAATACTGATTCATCCCTTCCTATTGGAGTTGTAACTGCATTTATTGGAGCACCATTTTTTGTTTATTTATTAGTAAGAAGAAGAAATAAAATATAG